The genomic window CGTGCCGCTCCAGTGCGAGTTCTTCGCGCTGGAAGGCCTCAGCCAGCTGCTCAACACCGTCGAGCGGATCCGCAGCCGCTTTAATCCCGGCCTGTCCATCCTTGGCGTCGCACTGACGATGTACGATCGCCGCAACCGGCTGACCGATCAGGTTTCGGACGATGTCCGCGCCGTGCTCGGCCGCGTCGTCTTTGATACCGTCATCCCGCGCAACGTCCGGCTGTCCGAGGCGCCGAGCCATGGCATGCCGGCGTTGATCTACGACCATCGCTGCGCCGGTTCGGAAGCTTATATCGCGCTCGCCCGCGAGGTGATCGAACGCCTGCCCAAGCTCAAGAAGGCCGCATGACCGAAGCCACTCGCAAACCTCGCCCTGGCCTCGGCCGCGGGCTCTCCTCCCTTCTCGGCGACAATGTGCCCGAAGCGCCGATCACCGGCCCCGCCGAAGGGCCGAGTGCGGGCGGCCTGCGCATGCTGCCGGTCAGCGCGCTGAGCCCGCACCCCGATCAGCCGCGCCGCCATTTTGATGAGACCGCGCTGGAGGATCTGGCACTGTCGATTCAGGCACGCGGGTTGATCCAGCCGATCGTCGTGCGGCCGATGGGGCATAACTATCAGATCGTCGCCGGTGAGCGCCGCTGGCGCGCGGCGCAGCGCGCGCGGCTTCATGAGGTTCCGGTCATCGTCCGCGAACTCGATGACGCCGAGACAATGGAAATCGCACTGGTCGAGAATATCCAGCGCCAGGACCTCAACGCGATCGAAGAGGCCGAAGCGTATCATCGGCTGATCGGCGAGTTCGGGCACACCCAGGAAGCGCTCGGCAAGCTCGTTCACAAATCGCGCAGCCATGTCGCTAACCTTATGAGATTGCTCGATCTTCCGGCAGGTGTCCGCGAAATGGTGGTAAGCGGGGCAATCGAGATGGGACATGCCCGCGCGCTGGTCGGCGCGCCCGATGCCGAGCGCCTTGCACGCCAGGTCGCCGACAAGGGCCTGTCGGTGCGTGAGACCGAAAGGCTCGCCCGCGCCAACAAGCCGTCGAAGCGCAAGGCGGATGCGACGGAACGCGATCCCGATATCGCGGCGCTCGAGCGGCATCTCGGCGACGTCCTCGGCCTTAACGTTCGCATCGCGCACGGGCCGAAAGGTGGTTCGCTGACGCTGGCCTATTCCACGCTCGATCAGCTCGACATGATCTGCCAGCGCCTGACCGGCGAACGTATCTAGCCACGCCCCCGCGCCGCGGCGCGGGCGACCGTCACCACCTCGGCCTCGGCCAATAGCTCGCCGACGCTTGCCGATCGCATGATCGCGCGCTCGGCCTCGCGCGCGCGGTCGATTGCCCGGGCGATCTGGGTGGCGTTCCAGCGGCGAAGGGCGCGGCCGGTCGCCGCCTTCTCGCGGAAAAAGACGCGATGCTTCTCCAGCACCGAATCGACATCGCCGCCCCTGTCCATGTCGATCCGCATCTCGGCCAATGCCTGCAGCCGTCGCACCAGTTGGCGCATCAGCGGCACACCGATGCCGTCGCCCAGTCGCGCCAGTTCGACTCCGATATCGGCGACGCGGCCATCGAGCGCGGCGCTGATCGCGTCGCTCAGATCGGCATCGCCCAGATCTGCGCCGATCGCATCGAGTGCCGCGCTGTCGGCGTCTCGCGGACGGTCGGGCGCCGCATCGAGATACAGCGCCAGCTTCTCGACCTCGCGCGCGAGGATGGCGCGGTCGCCGCCGCATGCCGCCGCGAGCCGCTGGGGCACGTCGCCGGTAAGCCGCAGGCCGTGTTCGCGCGCGACGTTGGCGGCGAGCTTGGTCGCCTCGATACCCTCGGGCACATAGCAGCCATGCGACATTGCGGCAGGATCGGCGATTGCCAGTTTGACCAGTTTTCCGCTCGCCTTGAGCCCCGGCCCGATCGCCACTACCGGATTGCCCGCCCGCTCGGCGGCAAGCAGGAGGGAGATCGCTTCCGTCGCGCTCTCTTCGGCGCCGAGCAGGCGGATGTAGCGCACGCCGCCGAACAGAGAGAGCGAGGCGGCTTCGTCGGCCAGCCGACCCGGCTGCTCACGCAACGCCTTCATATCTAGGTCAATTCGCTCGACTTCGGGACCCAGTGCCCGCGCCAGTCGCTCGGCGAGGTCGGCGGCGCCAGCCTCATCGGGGCCGTGGAACAAATAGAGCCGCGTGTTCGCGCCAGGCTTGTCGACCGCGGCGCGGATCTGCGCCGCGCTGGCCTTCATTGAGTCCGGCCGGCGACGCCAGCCTGAGCAAATCGCGCCACGCGGGCGACGATCTGGTCGGCGACGATCCCCGAAAGCCGCTCAAGCGCGCTGTTTTCGGCGGCGATGGTGGCATATTCACTGCCGACCACGTCGATGCCGGCA from Sphingomonas sp. includes these protein-coding regions:
- a CDS encoding ParB/RepB/Spo0J family partition protein → MTEATRKPRPGLGRGLSSLLGDNVPEAPITGPAEGPSAGGLRMLPVSALSPHPDQPRRHFDETALEDLALSIQARGLIQPIVVRPMGHNYQIVAGERRWRAAQRARLHEVPVIVRELDDAETMEIALVENIQRQDLNAIEEAEAYHRLIGEFGHTQEALGKLVHKSRSHVANLMRLLDLPAGVREMVVSGAIEMGHARALVGAPDAERLARQVADKGLSVRETERLARANKPSKRKADATERDPDIAALERHLGDVLGLNVRIAHGPKGGSLTLAYSTLDQLDMICQRLTGERI
- the holA gene encoding DNA polymerase III subunit delta — protein: MKASAAQIRAAVDKPGANTRLYLFHGPDEAGAADLAERLARALGPEVERIDLDMKALREQPGRLADEAASLSLFGGVRYIRLLGAEESATEAISLLLAAERAGNPVVAIGPGLKASGKLVKLAIADPAAMSHGCYVPEGIEATKLAANVAREHGLRLTGDVPQRLAAACGGDRAILAREVEKLALYLDAAPDRPRDADSAALDAIGADLGDADLSDAISAALDGRVADIGVELARLGDGIGVPLMRQLVRRLQALAEMRIDMDRGGDVDSVLEKHRVFFREKAATGRALRRWNATQIARAIDRAREAERAIMRSASVGELLAEAEVVTVARAAARGRG